DNA sequence from the Pseudoduganella plicata genome:
TCCCCGCGCGCGAATCGAGCTACACGTACACGCGTTTCTTGCAGGCGGTGGCGAAATTCCCGGCCGTGTGCGACGACTACGCGGACGGCCGCAACGCCGATGCCATTTGCCGCCATGCGCTGGCGACGATGTTCGCGCACTTCGCGCAGGAGACCGGCGACCATAACGCCAGCATCCCGCTGCCGCAGTGGCGCCAGGGCCTGAAGTACCTGCGCGAGTTGGGCTGCGACGAGACAGGCACGAGCTGCGGCTACAACGCCGAATGCGCCGACCCCGTCTTCAACACCGTCTGGGCCTGCGGCACGAATGCGGACGGCACGTATAAAAAATACTTCGGGCGCGGCGCCAAGCAGCTGTCGTACAACTATAACTACGGCCCGTTCTCGCAGGCGATGCACAACGGCGACCAGTCGGTGCTGCTGAAAAATCCCGACCTCGTCGCGTCGACGTGGCTCAACCTGGCCTCGGCCACGTTCTTCTTCGTCTATCCGCAGCCGCCCAAGCCTTCCATGCTGCACGTGATCGACGGCACGTGGGTGCCGAATGCGGCCGACACGGCGGCCGGCGCGGGCAACAACTTCGCCACGACGATCATGATCATCAACGCCGAATGCGGCACCGGCACGGAAAAGGCGGCTGCGCAGAACCGCATCGACTACTACAAGGAGTTCGCGCGGGACATGGGCTGGAACGTGGCCGGCGAACAGCTGTCGTGCGCGACGATGGGACGTTTCGGTCCATCCAGTTCGGCCGCCTATCCGATCTATTGGGAGAAGAACTGGAACGGCGGCGGCGACCACCAGTGCCAGCTGGTCAGCTACCAGACGCCGTACAGCGCGTTGATGCCGGGGAACTACGTCCGGTGCGTCGAGAAGAACTGGGGGGTGGTATTGCGATGATCAGGGCCTGGACGGCCGGCGCGGGCCCGGCATCTCAGTGCTGCCGGTCCACGTCGTATGAACCGAACACTTCCTGCGCCGAGCGGTTTTCCGGCAGTACGTAGACGATGCCGTTGGTGCCCTTGAATGCCGGGCCGACGACGCGGTCGAAGAAGTCCCTGGGCACATTGATGCAGCCGTAGGAGACCCGGTTGTCGAGCGGCGTCGGGCTGGCCAGGCGCTCGGCCCGGCGCTCTTTCGGCGCCGTCGTGACGACGCGATGCAGCGAGATCGCGGCATCGTAGTCGACCCACAGGATTTCTGTACCGTGCAGGTTGCGATCGAGCGCGGCGACGAAGCGGCCGGCAGGCGTCGTGCGTTCCTCGGGCCGGATCGCCGACAGCTTGCGCTCGCCGATGCCCGGGACGGAGTCGTCGCCAATGGCCAGTCCCAGCAGGACGGGCGCCGCGCCACGCAGCACGCCGTCGGCATGGAACGCATACGCCGTGGCGTACTGCTTGTCGACGATGATGAAGGGAAGGCGGCGATGGTTGTCGGAGTCGACGATCCAGTCCGCCAACTGCCGTGCTTCGGCCGATGGCGTGACGTTGCCGAAATCGGCCCGCGCCGGTGGCCCGACGTACGCGGGGATTGCCGGCGTGTCAGTCGCGATGGCCGGGGCGGCGGCGACTGCGCACGCCAGGGCGGCGGTACCGAGGGCAAAGCAACAGCGGCGGACGAGCTTCTCGAGGGAGGTCGTGGTCGTTTTTTTCATTTTTCCATATGCGTGGTCGGATGGTAACGCGATGTTCGCACCCGGCCGGAGCGTGCCGGCCGGGCATTCGCACGTCAGTTGCGGTCCTGCTTCCTGATGCGGTGCGCAGGCACGGTGGTTGCGGGTTCGGACGGCGGTTTCCCGGCTGGTGCGTCAGGTGACGCCGTAGGAACCTGCACGGGCACTGGCACGTCAGTTGACGCCGTGGGAACCTGCACGGGCACTGGCACGTCAGTTGACGCCGTGGGAACCTGCACGGGCACTGGCGCTGCAGGCACGTCCGGTCGCGGCTCGTCGAAGCGGGGAGGCAGCGAGAGTGTCTGCAGCCCGACTTCCGAAGGCGCCAGCACGATGACGGGCGCTGCGGTGTCCCGCGTCGCGACCGGCACGTTCGATATGGGCGTCTGCACCGGTGGATACGGCTGTGCGGCACCCGAAGAAGGCGTCGGCGGCGTTGCCGGCGCGGTTGGTGCCGGCGGCGCTGGCGGCAAGGCGGGCGTCGACGGCGGCGGCGTGACCGGTGCCGGTGGCGTCACCGGCGGAACCACTGCCGGCGGGACCACCACCGGCGGCACAATCACCGGCGGCTCTACAACCGGCGGCACTACAACCGGCGGCGCAACGGGCGGAGGCGCAACGGGCGGCGCAACGGCCGCTGCCTGCACGGTCAGCGTGCCGCGCGTGTAGGTAATCGCGTAGTTCCCGGGTGTAAAGGTGCCGCCGGTGGCGTCGCTGGGCGTGATCATGTAGGTACCCGGCGTGGCCGACGAAGCGACGGTGCCGGGACTGGTCTGGGTGACACTGCCGACGGTTTCGCCGTTGGCCAGGCCGCTGGTGGTGAAGCCGGTCAGGGCCACGCTCTCGTCATAGGCCCTGGTCACGCTGTCGGCCGTCACTGTCAAAGGAGCCTGCTGAATCACCAGCGTGCCGTTCAGATAGGTGATGGCATAATTGGACGGCGTGAACGTACCGCCGTCGGCGGCACCCGGAACGATGGCATACGGGCTGCCGGCCACGCTGGCGCTCGCCACCGTGCCGGCGCTGGCCGGATTCACGCTGCCGATGGTCTCGCCGTTGACCAGCCCGGTCTGGGTAAAGGCCGATGGCGACAGCACCAGGGTCTGGCCGTACGTCTTGGTCGCATCGTTTGCGCGCACGGTCAGCGGTGCCGGCGTGATGTTGGCGGTGGTAGCCGCGGTCGCGTTGGCAGTGTAGTTGGCCGCATCGGCGCCGCTGATGCCGATGCCGGTCACAGAGACCGCCTTGCCGTCGCCGACGTTGGGATCGACGAAGTTCGCCGCGGTGGCGGTGAGGTCGAGCAGGTCGCCGGCCACGCGGTTGTCCGCCAGTGCGACCACGTCGTTCCTGTTGCCGTCATAGGTCTTGTTGGTGCCCGTCGCGGTCACCATAAGGGGCCGAGGCGTGATGTCGGCCGCTGTCGTGCCGGAACCTGCCGTCGTGCCGAACGGCGCAAACAGCGCGAACTTCGCGGCGTCCGCGCCGCCCAGCGTATAGCCGGTAAAAGCGACCGGCTTGGCGGTGCCCACGTTCTTGTTGTCGAACGTCGCATTGCCTGCCACCAGCGCGACGCTGTTGCCGGTATGCGGATCGCCGCGCAACGACAGGGTGGCCGCGTTATTGCCATCGTAGACCTTGTTGTCGGCCTGCCCGAATACCCATGCCCTGGCATCGATGGTGCCGGAGGCAACCTTGTCCGTGTAAGCCGCGATCTCGGTGGTCGTGCCGGTGTAGGTGGCCGGATTGAAGCGGATCGTCGTCGCCATGGCGCTGACGGAGGCCGGCTCGATGAAGCGCACGGTGCCGCCGGCGATGCCCGGGCCGGTACCGTCGTTGTCGGCAATCAACGTCACGACGCCGTTGTCGGCGCTGATCTGGCCGTTTGCCACCACGTCGCCCCGGGCGACCAGGTCGGCCGAACCGCCGCCGTCGGCCGTGACGGCGGCCACGCTGAGGTTGCGGCCGGCACTCATCGCGATCTTCGCATTGGCGGCGCTGGCCGTCACGGCTGCCGTGCTGGTGACATCGCGCCCGCCCGTCAGCTCGATGCGCGAACCCATGGCGCTGGCCGTCAGTGCGGCGTTCACCAGCACATCGTTGCCGGCAATAAGGACCATGGCGGAGCCGGCGGTGCTGGCCGTCATGGCCGCGTTGATCCGCACGTCGTGACCTGCGTCCAGTTGCAGCTTCTGGCCCGTGGTCCAGACAACGGCGTCCGCTACGGTGATGTCGTTGGTCGCGGTGATCAGGCGATCCGAACTGGCCAGGCTGGCCGTCACGTCGTCCGGCGTCTCGTCGCCGCCGGCGGCGGCGATGGTCCAGTTGACCGGATCGAGCAGCCAGGCGCCGGTGCGGCCATGCGGTGCCAGCGTGTTGACGTGAGTGCCGCTACCGAGTACCACGTTCTTGCCTGACGTCTCGATAAAGCCGCCGTCGCCGCCCCGGGCGCCGCCGCGTGCTGTCAGCGTGGCGTTGACCGCCGTGTCGCCGGCGGACCAGACGGCGATCCGTCCGCCGTTGCCGCTGCCGATGGCGTCGGCGTGAACCGCGCCGCCGTCCACGACGGTGTCATGCGCTTGCGCGATGGCAGTGTCGCCGTGAAAGCCGCCGCCAATGTGCACCAGGCCGCCCCCGGCGTCGCCGGACGCGTCGACGATGGCGCCGGCCAGGTTGACGCTGTTGCCGAGCACCTGCACCGTGCCGCCGGTCTCGCCCGCGGCCAGGCCGGAGGCGTCGAGCGTGCCGCCGACCTGCACGGTGCCCGTCGCGGCATCGCCCGTCAGGCGGATCGTGCCGTTGCGCTGTTCCAGGCTGCGCGCCTCGATCGCGCCGCTGTTGTTGACGGCGCCCTGCAGCAGGCCGCCGGCGGCGCGTGCGCTCAGCAGCACCTGGCCGCCGTCCGCCTGGATCAGGCCGCCGTTTCGCACGAGGGCGTCCACTGCGCCCTGGCTGATGCCGACATTCAATAAGCCGTCGCCGGCAACGTCGAGCGTGATCGCACTCCCGGCGGCCAGCGCAACGCTGCCGAGCCTGGCGGCGATGATGCCGTCGTTACCGACCTGGGCGCCCAGCAGCGCGACATAGCCGCCCGGCGCGTTGATCGTCCCGAGATTGGTCACCGCGCCCGTACCGGTGCCGGCAAAATTGTAGCGGCCCGCCATGAAATCGGCGTCGCCAAGGGCCAGGCTGGAGGCGACCAGGCCGCCGACGTTGACGGTGGCGCCCTTGCCGAACAGGATGCCGTTGGGATTGATCAGGAACACCTTCCCGTTGGCCGACAGGGTGCCGAGGATGCTCGACGGGTCCGATCCCAGCACCCGGTTCAGCGCCACGGCATTGCTGCCAGGCTGGACGAAGCGCACGGATTCGCCGGCCGCCACGTTGAAGTTCTGCCAGTTGATCGCCGCGTTCGGCGTCGTCTGGGTGATCACCATGCTGCCCGGCGTGCCGCCGATGGTGGCGGTCCCTGCCATCACGACGCCGCCGGTCGGCGCCGCATGCGCGCCCGTGCCGATCATCATCAGCGACAGTGCGAGCGCCGTCATGGTCAGTGCCGTCATGGCAAGCCCGGTAGCGCCGGAGGATGGCTTGCCCGCGCCTTTGGCATGCTCGGAGACGGCAACAAAGGTGCCGGCGGCGTCGTTCCAGATCGATCGATAGATATTGTTCATTGGGTTACCTGTGATTGAGATTGCTCGACGAGATCAGAAATACTTGATGGCCTGGAGCCAGAAGCGGCCTGCCGAGTCCGGCGCGGACAGGGCCTTTCCGCCACCCAGCTTGTGGGCGTAGTAGCCTTTGACGACGAAATTGTTGGTGTCGCCCCAGATCAGCCCGACACCGGCGCCGGACAGCGACCGGTGGTTCGACCCGGTCGTCCACGGGTCCTTGCTGGTGCTGACGTCGCCGTGATCGACAAAGCCGACAAGCTGCATTCGCCCCGGCAGGCTGGCCGAGAACCGGGGCAGGGCCAGGCGTGCTTCCAGGTTCAGCACGTAGCCCTGGTCCGCGTAGGCCTCGCCTTCCGGATAGGCGCGCACGCCATACATGCCGCCCAGTTCCATTTTTTCCGACACATCCAGGTTCTTCGAGGCCAGCTGGCCATTGATGGCGGCATACAGCGATACCGACTCCGTCACGCTTTGCAGCCGCGCGGCGTTGAAAGCCAGCTTGTTGAAGCGCCCGTCGCTGCCGGCGGACGCGGCATCGACCGCGCGCAGCGCCGGCGTACGCAGGTCGATCTCGCCGGCCGACAGGGCCAGCCCGTAAGTGTTGAGACCGCCGCTGCCGAGCCGGTCGCGATGGTCGCCAAACAGGCTCGCGGTCAGCACGCGCGAGCGCTTGTTGGCGACGCTCGACGTGGCGCCGACCCGGTCCTCGAAGCGCTTCGTGTCAAAGCTCACCAGCGCGGTCAGGTTGGTGTCGCGCGAGCGCAGCAGCGGATAGGCGCCGTAGAGGCTGGCAATTTGCGCCGTGCCGCTGGCGTCCAGCGGTGCAAATTCGCGCTTCAAGCGGTAGCGCAGATGGCTGTAGGCGACGCCGGCGGTGGCTCGACCGATCTGCGCCTGATAGGAGAGGCGGGCGTAGTTCAGCCCGGAACCCGAGCTCAGCACGCGCAACGTGGCCACGTCGCCCTGTCCGGCCGGCTCGTTCAGGTTGAGGGTCGCGCCGACCCGCCAGGCGCCGGTGTAGCGGTTGCCGGCGTTGTCGGCGTCGACGCTGCCGGACACGCGCGGGCCCGGGATCAGATCCACGATCAGGTCGGAGGCACCGACCGATGCGCCGGGTACGAGCGTCGACTTGACGCCCACCCCGGGCAGGTCCGACAGCAGCAGCAGCCGTTCTTCCAGGGGTTCGATGGCGACGATGCCGCCCTCGTCCAGCCCGCCAAGCAGGCGGTTCGCCACGTTGTCGGCAACCCGGCTGCCGTTGCGCAGTGCGACCTTGCCGTAACGGCCTTCGATGACCGTGATCGTGACGGCGCCGTCGCGGATGTCCTGCTGCGGCACGAATGCCTGCGCCAGGAAGTAGCCGTTGCGGTGATAAAAGGCGGCGATTCTCGCGGCCATGGCGCGCAGGTCGGCGAGCGACAACCGGCTGCCGGCGTCAAAGCCGGTCAACGCCAGCAGTTCGGCTTCGGAATAGACCTGCGACCCGGTCACGCCCAGGCGCTTGACAACGATGCTGATGCCGGCCGGCTCGGACGCCGTGGCGGCGGGGCTGGTGGCGGGGGCGGGGAGGGCGGGCGAACGTTTTTCCGGTACCGGCGCTGG
Encoded proteins:
- a CDS encoding glycoside hydrolase family 19 protein gives rise to the protein MQTSTIAAPALALLLTACGGSDPAAPAAPRTLAGGVVASCPAWSAAQVYTTGMCATYQGKQYEAKWWNQASAPTADPYGAWKYLGDATGPVPDPETPTQPGGVPTRAQAEAREAQLTDNDFFRKVKASVRTLDNAAVEAVTPGAPANPVNVRRIERLLPAAKWDYYFPARESSYTYTRFLQAVAKFPAVCDDYADGRNADAICRHALATMFAHFAQETGDHNASIPLPQWRQGLKYLRELGCDETGTSCGYNAECADPVFNTVWACGTNADGTYKKYFGRGAKQLSYNYNYGPFSQAMHNGDQSVLLKNPDLVASTWLNLASATFFFVYPQPPKPSMLHVIDGTWVPNAADTAAGAGNNFATTIMIINAECGTGTEKAAAQNRIDYYKEFARDMGWNVAGEQLSCATMGRFGPSSSAAYPIYWEKNWNGGGDHQCQLVSYQTPYSALMPGNYVRCVEKNWGVVLR
- a CDS encoding two-partner secretion domain-containing protein translates to MNNIYRSIWNDAAGTFVAVSEHAKGAGKPSSGATGLAMTALTMTALALSLMMIGTGAHAAPTGGVVMAGTATIGGTPGSMVITQTTPNAAINWQNFNVAAGESVRFVQPGSNAVALNRVLGSDPSSILGTLSANGKVFLINPNGILFGKGATVNVGGLVASSLALGDADFMAGRYNFAGTGTGAVTNLGTINAPGGYVALLGAQVGNDGIIAARLGSVALAAGSAITLDVAGDGLLNVGISQGAVDALVRNGGLIQADGGQVLLSARAAGGLLQGAVNNSGAIEARSLEQRNGTIRLTGDAATGTVQVGGTLDASGLAAGETGGTVQVLGNSVNLAGAIVDASGDAGGGLVHIGGGFHGDTAIAQAHDTVVDGGAVHADAIGSGNGGRIAVWSAGDTAVNATLTARGGARGGDGGFIETSGKNVVLGSGTHVNTLAPHGRTGAWLLDPVNWTIAAAGGDETPDDVTASLASSDRLITATNDITVADAVVWTTGQKLQLDAGHDVRINAAMTASTAGSAMVLIAGNDVLVNAALTASAMGSRIELTGGRDVTSTAAVTASAANAKIAMSAGRNLSVAAVTADGGGSADLVARGDVVANGQISADNGVVTLIADNDGTGPGIAGGTVRFIEPASVSAMATTIRFNPATYTGTTTEIAAYTDKVASGTIDARAWVFGQADNKVYDGNNAATLSLRGDPHTGNSVALVAGNATFDNKNVGTAKPVAFTGYTLGGADAAKFALFAPFGTTAGSGTTAADITPRPLMVTATGTNKTYDGNRNDVVALADNRVAGDLLDLTATAANFVDPNVGDGKAVSVTGIGISGADAANYTANATAATTANITPAPLTVRANDATKTYGQTLVLSPSAFTQTGLVNGETIGSVNPASAGTVASASVAGSPYAIVPGAADGGTFTPSNYAITYLNGTLVIQQAPLTVTADSVTRAYDESVALTGFTTSGLANGETVGSVTQTSPGTVASSATPGTYMITPSDATGGTFTPGNYAITYTRGTLTVQAAAVAPPVAPPPVAPPVVVPPVVEPPVIVPPVVVPPAVVPPVTPPAPVTPPPSTPALPPAPPAPTAPATPPTPSSGAAQPYPPVQTPISNVPVATRDTAAPVIVLAPSEVGLQTLSLPPRFDEPRPDVPAAPVPVQVPTASTDVPVPVQVPTASTDVPVPVQVPTASPDAPAGKPPSEPATTVPAHRIRKQDRN
- a CDS encoding ShlB/FhaC/HecB family hemolysin secretion/activation protein translates to MMKTKLIPCALLAISHGVFAQQLPSAGSQMQQIPPAPVPEKRSPALPAPATSPAATASEPAGISIVVKRLGVTGSQVYSEAELLALTGFDAGSRLSLADLRAMAARIAAFYHRNGYFLAQAFVPQQDIRDGAVTITVIEGRYGKVALRNGSRVADNVANRLLGGLDEGGIVAIEPLEERLLLLSDLPGVGVKSTLVPGASVGASDLIVDLIPGPRVSGSVDADNAGNRYTGAWRVGATLNLNEPAGQGDVATLRVLSSGSGLNYARLSYQAQIGRATAGVAYSHLRYRLKREFAPLDASGTAQIASLYGAYPLLRSRDTNLTALVSFDTKRFEDRVGATSSVANKRSRVLTASLFGDHRDRLGSGGLNTYGLALSAGEIDLRTPALRAVDAASAGSDGRFNKLAFNAARLQSVTESVSLYAAINGQLASKNLDVSEKMELGGMYGVRAYPEGEAYADQGYVLNLEARLALPRFSASLPGRMQLVGFVDHGDVSTSKDPWTTGSNHRSLSGAGVGLIWGDTNNFVVKGYYAHKLGGGKALSAPDSAGRFWLQAIKYF